The Spirosoma sp. SC4-14 DNA window TTTTTAACGTAGATTTATGTACTGTCGGCAATTGGACGTCAGTTGTTTAGCAGGCCATTTTCCGTACCTATCCTCTTATTTTTTTTCGATTAGCCATTGACGCTTTGCGGGTCATTCGGATAAAGTAATAAGCGGGTAGAATTTTAGTATAACGAGCCCGAAGCTGATTATAAATCCTCTTCACCGATGACTTACGAAGAATTTCGCAAACGGTATCATTACGACCCCGGTAAACTCAGCGCCCCAGAACACGAAGAAGAATTCGGCCGCCTTGGCGAAGGCGGCTTCGGGGCTGTTTTCAAAGGATGGGATACAATTGAAAATCAGTGGGTGGCCATAAAGGTATCGCCCGTCAGAGCCGAGCAGCGCGATTTGTCGCTCCAGCGGGAGGTTGAGCTGGCCAATCAGTTGCCCCGACACGCCAACATTGCCCGTTATGAGTTCTGTGAACGATTTACGACTGTTTATGGGGTTATCGACATTGCCGTTCTCAACTATTACCGGGAAGGCAATCTGGCCGAACTGCTTCGAAAAAAAAACCTGAATCAGGGCGAAAAAGATGCCCTGATTGACGGAATCCTGAATGGCTTGGCTCATCTGCATCGCCATCAGATGGCTCATCGTGATCTGAAACCCCAGAACATCCTGATTACCCGGACACCCTACGGTACCTACGTACCACTGATAACGGATTTCGGCCTCAGCAAAGTTGTTCGGGGCAACGAACTGACTGCCACATCGACCGCTTTTTTGAATTCGACCGTTGGCGGTTCGGTCTATTATATGGCGCCCGAACAACTGGCCAACAATCGGATGCGCTTCAACGTCGACCTCTGGGCCTTTGGGGTTATTCTGTATGAGCTCATGATTGGCCAGAAGCCGTTTATTGGCGATAGTGGCGCAGGTTCAGAAACCGAAC harbors:
- a CDS encoding protein kinase codes for the protein MTYEEFRKRYHYDPGKLSAPEHEEEFGRLGEGGFGAVFKGWDTIENQWVAIKVSPVRAEQRDLSLQREVELANQLPRHANIARYEFCERFTTVYGVIDIAVLNYYREGNLAELLRKKNLNQGEKDALIDGILNGLAHLHRHQMAHRDLKPQNILITRTPYGTYVPLITDFGLSKVVRGNELTATSTAFLNSTVGGSVYYMAPEQLANNRMRFNVDLWAFGVILYELMIGQKPFIGDSGAGSETERSQIIQRINNVEIPSQFSQIQEPYQTMIRQCLIRDVDQRIRSADELLRIFSPTTYSSAELIDDSLPPAKSSSYDEQRAYSEGYAAVRRGRSWGLLSASGNLVLPVEYDSITDVQGYQALVRKQGQASRVELHGDDYRLSPLLASAPDPEPFPKLNPDPIAPNTLEKSIQAVTILRQVYIIVTVGLILIIVGLFLLSLVSNGFFAPGYSSSDYYGYNEMPPSNMDIRSYFS